Part of the Streptomyces sp. f51 genome is shown below.
CCGGATCCTGGGCGCGGAGGAGTCCTGGCCGGCCCAGTGGGGCATCGGAGGGCCGGTGTGCCCGGAGGGTGTGAGTGCGGCGGAGGCTCGCGCGGTGTTCGCCGACCTCGCGCGGCTGCGCGCGCTCCAGGTCGCCGTACGGCTGCGTCCCGCGGACCAGGCCGTGTGGGCCGGCGCGGCGACCGGATTCGACGTCCAGCCCCACATGACCCAGATGGTGAACCTCGACGGCGGCTTCGGCACCGTGTGGGACCGGCGGTTCGGACGTCGTATGCGACGGGAGGTCCGCCGGGCCGAGCGCTCGGACGTCGAGACCGAGGTGGACCGCACCGGCCGGCTCGTTCCGGTCTTCTACGACCTGTACCGGAAGTCGATCGTGCGCTGGGCCGAACAGCAGCACGAGCCGCTGGCGTTGGCCCGGTGGCGCAGAACCCGGGAGTTCCCCGTGCGGCGGCTGGAGGCGGTGGCCGCGCGGTTCGGTGAGGGGTGCGCGATCTGGATGGCCTGGCGCGGCGGTGAACCCGCCGGGGCGTGCATCGTGCTGCGGCACGGCGGGCACGCCAAGATGTGGCGCAGCGCCATGGACCGGGAACTGGCCCATCCCGTCCGGGCCGTCCCGTTCCTGTACCGGCTCGCGATCGAGGACGCGTGCGACGCGGCCTGCCGGACGTTCGACATGGGAGAGTCCGCCCCGGGGTCCTCCCTCGCGGAGTTCAAGGCGGGTTTCGGGGCGGAGAGCTTCCCCTCCCCCCGCCTGCTCCGGGAACGCCTCCCCGTCTCGGCGGCCGATCGCCGGCTGCGGACGGCCGTCAAACGCCTGATCCGCTTTCAGGATCCCTGAGAGCGCCTCGACCTGTACGCCCCCGAGAGCGCCCCCGCACGACCCCGAGGGCGCCTCGTTCGGGTCGTCATCCCACGTCGACGGGTTCCACGTCGGCGCTGTGGTGGAGGGGCTTCAGGCCGTACAGGTCGAGCATCATGCGCAGCAGTCCGAACTGGTTGTTCGGCTGGTCGTCGTCACCCCGCCGGACGTGCTCGCCCACGAGGACGGTGGGGATGTGGTTGGGCCCCCTGGAATCGTCCTCGTCCCAGGTGAC
Proteins encoded:
- a CDS encoding GNAT family N-acetyltransferase; translation: MNAPAQLLIDTPAGLAQITTPAPRDVWWELAGKDQDTNPSQTPFWLDCLCATGPYRDASRLYEFETGRRLVLPLVARRHLPRILGAEESWPAQWGIGGPVCPEGVSAAEARAVFADLARLRALQVAVRLRPADQAVWAGAATGFDVQPHMTQMVNLDGGFGTVWDRRFGRRMRREVRRAERSDVETEVDRTGRLVPVFYDLYRKSIVRWAEQQHEPLALARWRRTREFPVRRLEAVAARFGEGCAIWMAWRGGEPAGACIVLRHGGHAKMWRSAMDRELAHPVRAVPFLYRLAIEDACDAACRTFDMGESAPGSSLAEFKAGFGAESFPSPRLLRERLPVSAADRRLRTAVKRLIRFQDP